The following proteins come from a genomic window of Pyxidicoccus sp. MSG2:
- a CDS encoding tectonin domain-containing protein, which translates to MSLHSKLPNLAALAVGLLVLAAAPRAEAQLTPTVAQVPANAPPAIPAGMKVTCTPGPGTGAAAANCPVLKWHGYTYWAFSYGDNRVAMGIVVYDAAGKAVAQWEKPGSRYVYAITVDGAGKNVTFAGQSDAKITMTWDALFPPPVVVQVPANAPPAVPAGMKVTCTQGPGTGAAATTCPVVKWGGYTYWAFSYLDNRVAMGIVAYDAAGKVVAQWEKPGSRYVYAITVDSTGRNVVFAGQSDAKLTLKWSDLFPPAAPPARPDWQLVAGPVGATLKQVSVGNANAVWGLDTAGYPWKWTGSAWERKAGTVSTLAVTADGTVWATNPPDSLRVLKLDVANNKWTWNIPTGMKQVAAVNAASAWGLDNGGSHYLLNGATWEKKGCCVSQISIGSDGELWATNPPDSNRVLRWDGSKWTWNIPAGMTYVSVGNAKNIWALNGSDQIFKWSGSAWQSMPGALRNISVAGDGTVWGINATGMVYKWVP; encoded by the coding sequence ATGAGCCTTCACTCGAAACTCCCGAACCTCGCGGCGCTCGCCGTGGGATTGCTGGTGCTCGCGGCCGCCCCGCGCGCCGAAGCGCAGCTGACGCCCACCGTCGCGCAGGTCCCGGCGAACGCGCCGCCCGCCATCCCCGCCGGCATGAAGGTGACGTGTACGCCGGGGCCCGGCACCGGCGCCGCGGCCGCCAACTGTCCCGTGCTCAAGTGGCACGGCTACACCTACTGGGCCTTCAGCTACGGCGACAACCGCGTGGCCATGGGCATCGTCGTCTATGACGCCGCGGGCAAGGCCGTGGCGCAGTGGGAGAAGCCCGGCTCCCGCTACGTGTACGCCATCACCGTGGACGGCGCCGGCAAGAACGTGACGTTCGCCGGTCAGTCGGACGCGAAGATCACCATGACGTGGGATGCCCTGTTCCCGCCCCCCGTCGTCGTGCAGGTACCGGCGAACGCGCCGCCCGCCGTTCCCGCGGGCATGAAGGTGACGTGCACGCAGGGGCCGGGTACCGGCGCTGCGGCCACCACCTGCCCCGTGGTCAAGTGGGGCGGTTACACCTACTGGGCCTTCAGCTACCTCGACAACCGCGTGGCCATGGGCATCGTCGCCTATGACGCGGCGGGGAAGGTCGTCGCGCAGTGGGAGAAGCCCGGCTCCCGCTACGTGTATGCCATCACCGTGGACTCCACCGGCCGGAACGTGGTGTTCGCCGGCCAGTCTGACGCGAAGCTCACCCTGAAGTGGAGCGACCTGTTCCCGCCGGCCGCGCCGCCCGCCAGGCCGGACTGGCAGCTGGTGGCGGGGCCCGTGGGCGCCACGCTCAAGCAGGTTTCCGTGGGCAACGCCAACGCCGTCTGGGGGCTGGATACGGCCGGCTATCCCTGGAAGTGGACTGGCTCGGCGTGGGAGCGGAAGGCCGGCACGGTCAGCACGCTCGCCGTCACCGCCGACGGCACCGTGTGGGCCACGAACCCTCCCGACTCGCTGCGCGTGCTGAAGCTGGACGTCGCCAACAACAAGTGGACCTGGAACATCCCCACCGGGATGAAGCAGGTGGCCGCCGTCAACGCCGCCTCCGCCTGGGGTCTGGACAACGGCGGTTCCCACTACCTGCTGAACGGCGCCACCTGGGAGAAGAAGGGCTGCTGCGTCAGCCAGATTTCCATCGGCTCCGACGGGGAGCTGTGGGCCACCAACCCCCCGGACTCCAACCGCGTCCTCCGTTGGGATGGCAGCAAGTGGACCTGGAACATCCCCGCGGGGATGACCTACGTGTCCGTGGGCAACGCGAAGAACATCTGGGCCCTGAACGGCTCGGACCAGATCTTCAAGTGGTCCGGCTCGGCCTGGCAGTCCATGCCCGGCGCGCTGCGGAACATCTCCGTGGCCGGTGATGGCACCGTCTGGGGCATCAACGCCACGGGCATGGTCTACAAGTGGGTCCCGTAG